In one window of Myotis daubentonii chromosome 13, mMyoDau2.1, whole genome shotgun sequence DNA:
- the AP3M1 gene encoding AP-3 complex subunit mu-1 isoform X2 has product MIHSLFLINCSGDIFLEKHWKSVVSQSVCDYFFEAQEKAADVENVPPVISTPHHYLISIYRDKLFFVSVIQTEVPPLFVIEFLHRVADTFQDYFGECSEAAIKDNVVIVYELLEEMLDNGFPLATESNILKELIKPPTILRSVVNSITGSSNVGDTLPTGQLSNIPWRRAGVKYTNNEAYFDVVEEIDAIIDKSGSTVFAEIQGVIDACIKLSGMPDLSLSFMNPRLLDDVSFHPCIRFKRWESERVLSFIPPDGNFRLISYRVSSQNLVAIPVYVKHSISFKENSSCGRFDITIGPKQNMGKTIEGITVTVHMPKVVLNMNLTPTQGSYTFDPVTKVLTWDVGKITPQKLPSLKGLVNLQSGAPKPEENPSLNIQFKIQQLAISGLKVNRLDMYGEKYKPFKGVKYVTKAGKFQVRT; this is encoded by the exons atgATCCACAGTCTATTTCTCATAAACTGTTCCGGTGACATATTTCTAGAGAAGCACTGGAAGAGTGTTGTGAGCCAGTCTGTCTGTGATTACTTCTTTGAAGCTCAAGAGAAAGCTGCTGATGTTGAAAATGTACCACCTGTCATTTCAACACCTCACCACTACCTCATCAGTATCTATAGGGATAAGCTCTTCTTTGTGTCTGTCATACAGACTGAAGTGCCACCTCTCTTTGTAATTGAATTCCTACATCGAGTTGCTGACACTTTTCAG GACTACTTTGGTGAGTGTTCAGAGGCTGCAATTAAGGATAATGTGGTCATAGTGTATGAGCTCTTGGAAGAAATGTTAGACAATGGATTTCCACTGGCTACTGAATCTAACATTTTGAAAGAACTGATTAAACCACCAACAATTCTCCGTTCTGTCGTCAACTCTATTACAG GCAGTAGTAATGTTGGggacacactccccactgggcagcTGTCCAACATCCCATGGCGCCGGGCAGGAGTAAAGTACACAAATAATGAAGCCTATTTTGATGTCGTTGAAGAAATAGATGCAATTATAGATAAATCAG gaTCTACAGTCTTTGCAGAAATTCAGGGGGTCATTGATGCTTGCATTAAGTTATCCGGAATGCCTgacctttccctttctttcatg AACCCCAGGCTGCTAGATGATGTCAGCTTCCACCCCTGCATCCGGTTCAAACGTTGGGAATCTGAAAGAGTTTTGTCATTTATTCCTCCAGATGGAAATTTCCGACTCATATCATATCGGGTCAGCTCACAAAA TCTAGTGGCAATACCAGTGTATGTGAAACACAGCATCAGCTTTAAGGAGAACAGTTCTTGTGGCAGATTTGATATTACAATTGGACCAAAGCAGAATATGGGAAAAACTATTGAAGGAATCACAGTGACAGTTCACATGCCAAAAGTTGTGCTGAATATGAACCTGACGCCAACACAAGGCAGCTATACATTTGATCCAGTTACCAAG GTACTAACATGGGATGTGGGGAAAATTACTCCACAAAAGCTCCCAAGTCTTAAAGGACTGGTGAATTTACAGTCTGGAGCACCCAAGCCAGAAGAAAATCCAAGCCTCAACATACAGTTCAAGATCCAGCAGCTTGCTATTTCAG GCTTAAAAGTAAACCGCTTGGACATGTATGGGGAGAAATACAAGCCATTTAAAGGAGTCAAATACGTCACAAAAGCTGGAAAGTTCCAAGTGAGGACATGA
- the AP3M1 gene encoding AP-3 complex subunit mu-1 isoform X1, translating to MLPGFQGARGSQTGWLGLRMRKLESRLLDGETAGADVTFFPWSTEQTLMEKMIHSLFLINCSGDIFLEKHWKSVVSQSVCDYFFEAQEKAADVENVPPVISTPHHYLISIYRDKLFFVSVIQTEVPPLFVIEFLHRVADTFQDYFGECSEAAIKDNVVIVYELLEEMLDNGFPLATESNILKELIKPPTILRSVVNSITGSSNVGDTLPTGQLSNIPWRRAGVKYTNNEAYFDVVEEIDAIIDKSGSTVFAEIQGVIDACIKLSGMPDLSLSFMNPRLLDDVSFHPCIRFKRWESERVLSFIPPDGNFRLISYRVSSQNLVAIPVYVKHSISFKENSSCGRFDITIGPKQNMGKTIEGITVTVHMPKVVLNMNLTPTQGSYTFDPVTKVLTWDVGKITPQKLPSLKGLVNLQSGAPKPEENPSLNIQFKIQQLAISGLKVNRLDMYGEKYKPFKGVKYVTKAGKFQVRT from the exons ATGCTGCCAGGGTTTCAGGGAGCCCGTGGGAGTCAGACCGGGTGGCTGGGTTTGAGGATGAGGAAGTTAGAGAGTCGGCTACTGGATGGAGAGACTGCCGGTGCAGACGTGACCTTCTTCCCTTGGAGCACGGAACAGACGCTTATGGAG aaaatgATCCACAGTCTATTTCTCATAAACTGTTCCGGTGACATATTTCTAGAGAAGCACTGGAAGAGTGTTGTGAGCCAGTCTGTCTGTGATTACTTCTTTGAAGCTCAAGAGAAAGCTGCTGATGTTGAAAATGTACCACCTGTCATTTCAACACCTCACCACTACCTCATCAGTATCTATAGGGATAAGCTCTTCTTTGTGTCTGTCATACAGACTGAAGTGCCACCTCTCTTTGTAATTGAATTCCTACATCGAGTTGCTGACACTTTTCAG GACTACTTTGGTGAGTGTTCAGAGGCTGCAATTAAGGATAATGTGGTCATAGTGTATGAGCTCTTGGAAGAAATGTTAGACAATGGATTTCCACTGGCTACTGAATCTAACATTTTGAAAGAACTGATTAAACCACCAACAATTCTCCGTTCTGTCGTCAACTCTATTACAG GCAGTAGTAATGTTGGggacacactccccactgggcagcTGTCCAACATCCCATGGCGCCGGGCAGGAGTAAAGTACACAAATAATGAAGCCTATTTTGATGTCGTTGAAGAAATAGATGCAATTATAGATAAATCAG gaTCTACAGTCTTTGCAGAAATTCAGGGGGTCATTGATGCTTGCATTAAGTTATCCGGAATGCCTgacctttccctttctttcatg AACCCCAGGCTGCTAGATGATGTCAGCTTCCACCCCTGCATCCGGTTCAAACGTTGGGAATCTGAAAGAGTTTTGTCATTTATTCCTCCAGATGGAAATTTCCGACTCATATCATATCGGGTCAGCTCACAAAA TCTAGTGGCAATACCAGTGTATGTGAAACACAGCATCAGCTTTAAGGAGAACAGTTCTTGTGGCAGATTTGATATTACAATTGGACCAAAGCAGAATATGGGAAAAACTATTGAAGGAATCACAGTGACAGTTCACATGCCAAAAGTTGTGCTGAATATGAACCTGACGCCAACACAAGGCAGCTATACATTTGATCCAGTTACCAAG GTACTAACATGGGATGTGGGGAAAATTACTCCACAAAAGCTCCCAAGTCTTAAAGGACTGGTGAATTTACAGTCTGGAGCACCCAAGCCAGAAGAAAATCCAAGCCTCAACATACAGTTCAAGATCCAGCAGCTTGCTATTTCAG GCTTAAAAGTAAACCGCTTGGACATGTATGGGGAGAAATACAAGCCATTTAAAGGAGTCAAATACGTCACAAAAGCTGGAAAGTTCCAAGTGAGGACATGA